In Chroicocephalus ridibundus chromosome 4, bChrRid1.1, whole genome shotgun sequence, one genomic interval encodes:
- the AREL1 gene encoding apoptosis-resistant E3 ubiquitin protein ligase 1 isoform X1: MFYIIGGITVSVVAFFFTIKFLFELAARIVSFLQHEDRERRGERTIYDYVRGNYLDPRSCKISWDWKDPCEVGHSMAFRVHLFYKNGQPFPAHRPVGLRVHICHVELAIDIPVTQEVLQEPNSNVVKVAFTVRRAGRYEITVKLGGLNVAYSPYYKVFQPGMVVPSKTKIVCHFSTLVLTCGQQHTLQIVPRDEYDNPTSNSVSLIDEHNYNISIYELGPQEEESSDVVFEKSVVSNRQTCEVFFRLTLHCRGCFHACISYQNQPISNGDFDIIVLSENEKNIVERNVSTSGVSIYFEAYLYDAPSYTNTQWQLPPTHLSSSQRRPSTATEDEDEDSPSDSQTPEKVKKPKKVYCYVSPKQFSVKEFYLKIIPWRLFTFRVCPGTKFSYLGPDPVHKLLTLVVDDGIQPPVELSCKERNILAATFIRSLHKNIGGSETFQDKVNFFQRELRQVHMKRPHSKVTLKVSRHCLLESSFKATRNFSVSDWSKNFEVIFQDEEALDWGGPRREWFELICKALFDTTNQLFTRFSDNNQALVHPNPGRPTYLRLKVYEFAGRLVGKCLYESSLGGAYKQLVRARFTRSFLAQIIGLRMHYKYFETDDPEFYKSKVCFILNNDVSEMDLVFAEEKYSKTGQLEKVVELVTGGAQIPVTNENKILYLNLLAQYRLANQVREEVDHFLKGLNELVPENLLAIFDENELELLMCGTGDISVCDFKAHAVVVGGSWHFREKVMRWFWTVVSSFTQEELARLLQFTTGSSQLPPGGFAALCPSFQIIAAPTHSTLPTAHTCFNQLCLPTYDSYEEVHKMLQLAISEGCEGFGML; the protein is encoded by the exons ATGTTTTACATTATTG GTGGGATCACGGTATCTGTGGTAGCTTTCTTCTTCACCATTAAGTTCCTCTTTGAGCTTGCCGCACGTATAGTCAGCTTCCTTCAGCATGAGGACCGGGAACGTCGAGGGGAGCGAACTATTTATGACTACGTGCGAGGCAACTACCTGGATCCCCGGTCCTGCAAAATCTCCTGGGATTGGAAGGACCCCTGTGAGGTGGGCCACAGCATGGCCTTCCGAGTGCAT TTATTCTATAAAAATGGGCAACCCTTCCCTGCTCACCGGCCTGTGGGGCTGCGAGTTCACATCTGCCATGTGGAGCTAGCAATTGATATTCCTGTCACCCAAGAAGTTCTTCAGGAGCCTAATTCCAATGTGGTAAAAGTGGCCTTCACTGTGCGCAGGGCTGGGAGATACGAGATCACTGTAAAACTTGGTGGCTTGAATGTGGCCTACAGCCCCTACTACAAGGTGTTCCAGCCAG GGATGGTGGTTCCCTCCAAAACCAAAATTGTCTGCCATTTCTCCACCCTGGTGCTGACCTGTGGGCAGCAGCACACTCTGCAGATAGTTCCCAGAGATGAGTATGACAATCCCACCAGCAATTCTGTGTCCCTGATAGATGAGCACAATTACAATATCTCCATCTACGAG ctGGGTCCTCAAGAAGAAGAGAGCTCTGATGTTGTGTTTGAGAAGTCTGTGGTGTCCAATCGGCAGACTTGCGAAGTGTTCTTCCGACTCACCTTGCACTGTAGGGGGTGTTTCCATGCCTGCATCTCCTACCAGAACCAGCCCATAAGCAATGGTGATTTTGACATCATTGTTCTAAGTG AAAACGAAAAGAACATTGTAGAACGCAATGTGTCCACCTCAGGTGTCAGTATTTACTTTGAAGCCTACCTTTACGATGCTCCTAGTTATACCAACACTCAGTGGCAACTTCCACCAACGCACCTGAGCTCCTCCCAGCGCCGTCCTTCTACTGCAACtgaggatgaagatgaagatTCTCCCTCTGACAGCCAAACCCCTGAGAAAGTGAAGAAACCTAAAAAAGTGTACTGCTATGTGTCACCTAAG CAATTCTCAGTGAAAGAATTCTACCTGAAGATCATTCCATGGCGCCTTTTCACCTTTAGAGTATGTCCTGGCACAAAG TTTTCATACCTTGGTCCTGACCCTGTGCACAAATTACTGACACTGGTGGTGGATGATGGGATCCAACCCCCTGTGGAGCTCAGCTGCAAGGAGAGGAACATCTTGGCAGCCACTTTCATTCGCTCTCTGCATAAAAACATAG GAGGCTCGGAGACCTTCCAGGACAAAGTGAACTTCTTTCAGCGAGAGCTACGTCAGGTGCATATGAAAAGACCTCATTCGAAGGTCACACTGAAGGTCAGCCGTCACTGTCTGCTGGAGTCG tcttttaaagcAACGcgaaatttttctgtttctgactggAGCAAAAACTTTGAAGTGATTTTTCAGGATGAAGAAG CTCTGGACTGGGGAGGTCCACGCAGAGAGTGGTTTGAGCTCATCTGTAAGGCATTATTTGATACCACCAATCAACTCTTCACTCGCTTTAGTGATAACAACCAGGCCTTG GTGCATCCAAATCCAGGGCGTCCCACATATTTACGACTCAAAGTGTATGAATTTGCAGGTCGTCTAGTAGGAAAGTGTCTTTATGAATCATCTCTGGGAGGTGCTTACAAACAGCTGGTTCGAGCTCGCTTCACCCGATCCTTCCTGGCTCAGATCATAGGACTTCGTATGCATTACAAG TATTTTGAAACGGATGACCCAGAATTCTATAAATCCAAAGTTTGTTTCATACTGAACAATGATGTGAGTGAGATGGATCTGGTCTTTGCTGAAGAGAAGTACAGCAAAACAGGACAACTGGAGAAG GTGGTGGAACTGGTGACAGGAGGCGCTCAAATACCAGTGaccaatgaaaacaaaatcttgtATCTAAATCTGCTTGCGCAGTACAGGCTGGCTAATCAGGTTAGGGAGGAGGTGGATCACTTCCTGAAAG gtCTCAATGAGTTAGTTCCTGAGAACCTTCTGGCTATTTTTGATGAGAATGAGCTTGAG TTGCTTATGTGCGGTACTGGAGATATCAGTGTCTGTGACTTCAAGGCACATGCTGTAGTGGTGGGAGGATCTTGGCACTTCCGTGAAAAG GTCATGAGGTGGTTTTGGACTGTGGTCTCGAGTTTCACGCAGGAAGAGCTGGCCAGGCTCTTGCAGTTCACAACTGGTtcctcccagctgcccccaggAGGGTTCGCTGCACTCTGTCCATCTTTCCAGATCATTGCAGCTCCAACTCACAGTACTTTGCCAACAGCCCACACTTG ttttaacCAGCTGTGCCTCCCTACTTATGACTCCTATGAAGAAGTGCACAAGATGCTGCAGCTAGCTATCAGTGAGGGTTGTGAGGGCTTTGGCATGCTGTGA
- the AREL1 gene encoding apoptosis-resistant E3 ubiquitin protein ligase 1 isoform X2 yields MAFRVHLFYKNGQPFPAHRPVGLRVHICHVELAIDIPVTQEVLQEPNSNVVKVAFTVRRAGRYEITVKLGGLNVAYSPYYKVFQPGMVVPSKTKIVCHFSTLVLTCGQQHTLQIVPRDEYDNPTSNSVSLIDEHNYNISIYELGPQEEESSDVVFEKSVVSNRQTCEVFFRLTLHCRGCFHACISYQNQPISNGDFDIIVLSENEKNIVERNVSTSGVSIYFEAYLYDAPSYTNTQWQLPPTHLSSSQRRPSTATEDEDEDSPSDSQTPEKVKKPKKVYCYVSPKQFSVKEFYLKIIPWRLFTFRVCPGTKFSYLGPDPVHKLLTLVVDDGIQPPVELSCKERNILAATFIRSLHKNIGGSETFQDKVNFFQRELRQVHMKRPHSKVTLKVSRHCLLESSFKATRNFSVSDWSKNFEVIFQDEEALDWGGPRREWFELICKALFDTTNQLFTRFSDNNQALVHPNPGRPTYLRLKVYEFAGRLVGKCLYESSLGGAYKQLVRARFTRSFLAQIIGLRMHYKYFETDDPEFYKSKVCFILNNDVSEMDLVFAEEKYSKTGQLEKVVELVTGGAQIPVTNENKILYLNLLAQYRLANQVREEVDHFLKGLNELVPENLLAIFDENELELLMCGTGDISVCDFKAHAVVVGGSWHFREKVMRWFWTVVSSFTQEELARLLQFTTGSSQLPPGGFAALCPSFQIIAAPTHSTLPTAHTCFNQLCLPTYDSYEEVHKMLQLAISEGCEGFGML; encoded by the exons ATGGCCTTCCGAGTGCAT TTATTCTATAAAAATGGGCAACCCTTCCCTGCTCACCGGCCTGTGGGGCTGCGAGTTCACATCTGCCATGTGGAGCTAGCAATTGATATTCCTGTCACCCAAGAAGTTCTTCAGGAGCCTAATTCCAATGTGGTAAAAGTGGCCTTCACTGTGCGCAGGGCTGGGAGATACGAGATCACTGTAAAACTTGGTGGCTTGAATGTGGCCTACAGCCCCTACTACAAGGTGTTCCAGCCAG GGATGGTGGTTCCCTCCAAAACCAAAATTGTCTGCCATTTCTCCACCCTGGTGCTGACCTGTGGGCAGCAGCACACTCTGCAGATAGTTCCCAGAGATGAGTATGACAATCCCACCAGCAATTCTGTGTCCCTGATAGATGAGCACAATTACAATATCTCCATCTACGAG ctGGGTCCTCAAGAAGAAGAGAGCTCTGATGTTGTGTTTGAGAAGTCTGTGGTGTCCAATCGGCAGACTTGCGAAGTGTTCTTCCGACTCACCTTGCACTGTAGGGGGTGTTTCCATGCCTGCATCTCCTACCAGAACCAGCCCATAAGCAATGGTGATTTTGACATCATTGTTCTAAGTG AAAACGAAAAGAACATTGTAGAACGCAATGTGTCCACCTCAGGTGTCAGTATTTACTTTGAAGCCTACCTTTACGATGCTCCTAGTTATACCAACACTCAGTGGCAACTTCCACCAACGCACCTGAGCTCCTCCCAGCGCCGTCCTTCTACTGCAACtgaggatgaagatgaagatTCTCCCTCTGACAGCCAAACCCCTGAGAAAGTGAAGAAACCTAAAAAAGTGTACTGCTATGTGTCACCTAAG CAATTCTCAGTGAAAGAATTCTACCTGAAGATCATTCCATGGCGCCTTTTCACCTTTAGAGTATGTCCTGGCACAAAG TTTTCATACCTTGGTCCTGACCCTGTGCACAAATTACTGACACTGGTGGTGGATGATGGGATCCAACCCCCTGTGGAGCTCAGCTGCAAGGAGAGGAACATCTTGGCAGCCACTTTCATTCGCTCTCTGCATAAAAACATAG GAGGCTCGGAGACCTTCCAGGACAAAGTGAACTTCTTTCAGCGAGAGCTACGTCAGGTGCATATGAAAAGACCTCATTCGAAGGTCACACTGAAGGTCAGCCGTCACTGTCTGCTGGAGTCG tcttttaaagcAACGcgaaatttttctgtttctgactggAGCAAAAACTTTGAAGTGATTTTTCAGGATGAAGAAG CTCTGGACTGGGGAGGTCCACGCAGAGAGTGGTTTGAGCTCATCTGTAAGGCATTATTTGATACCACCAATCAACTCTTCACTCGCTTTAGTGATAACAACCAGGCCTTG GTGCATCCAAATCCAGGGCGTCCCACATATTTACGACTCAAAGTGTATGAATTTGCAGGTCGTCTAGTAGGAAAGTGTCTTTATGAATCATCTCTGGGAGGTGCTTACAAACAGCTGGTTCGAGCTCGCTTCACCCGATCCTTCCTGGCTCAGATCATAGGACTTCGTATGCATTACAAG TATTTTGAAACGGATGACCCAGAATTCTATAAATCCAAAGTTTGTTTCATACTGAACAATGATGTGAGTGAGATGGATCTGGTCTTTGCTGAAGAGAAGTACAGCAAAACAGGACAACTGGAGAAG GTGGTGGAACTGGTGACAGGAGGCGCTCAAATACCAGTGaccaatgaaaacaaaatcttgtATCTAAATCTGCTTGCGCAGTACAGGCTGGCTAATCAGGTTAGGGAGGAGGTGGATCACTTCCTGAAAG gtCTCAATGAGTTAGTTCCTGAGAACCTTCTGGCTATTTTTGATGAGAATGAGCTTGAG TTGCTTATGTGCGGTACTGGAGATATCAGTGTCTGTGACTTCAAGGCACATGCTGTAGTGGTGGGAGGATCTTGGCACTTCCGTGAAAAG GTCATGAGGTGGTTTTGGACTGTGGTCTCGAGTTTCACGCAGGAAGAGCTGGCCAGGCTCTTGCAGTTCACAACTGGTtcctcccagctgcccccaggAGGGTTCGCTGCACTCTGTCCATCTTTCCAGATCATTGCAGCTCCAACTCACAGTACTTTGCCAACAGCCCACACTTG ttttaacCAGCTGTGCCTCCCTACTTATGACTCCTATGAAGAAGTGCACAAGATGCTGCAGCTAGCTATCAGTGAGGGTTGTGAGGGCTTTGGCATGCTGTGA